The Anas acuta chromosome 9, bAnaAcu1.1, whole genome shotgun sequence sequence CAGGTCCCTGCAAAACCACCGGACACACAGTGGGCTCGGgcttggaaggcacctctgcaggtcacctgctccaacccccatgctcaagcagggccacctgcagCCATGTGgacactgggcaccactgagaagagcctggctccatctcctTTGCACCTTCTCTTCACATATTGAGGTCCTTCAGCCAGATCCCCACAGGCCTTCTCCACAACGAGCACTCACGGCTctctccagctctccccagaggacagatgctccagtcctgcCACCAGCTTGGCTGCCATTCACTGCGCTCCCTCCAGTAGGCCCATGGCTCTCctgtcctggggagcccagaactggacccaggcCTCCAGCTGGGGCAACTCCAACAAGCCTCGggctctccagctttcctccccagggcctCAGCTTCAAGCTTCCCTGGCGCCAACTCCAGGAGGATCCTGCCAGGCCATTTCTCCGGCCTGcccagggccctctggagggcAGCACCACCCTCTGGTGCATCCCTATCTCCTCCCAGCTTGGATCAgcagcagacttgctgagggcacGGCCTGCTCCGCCCTGCGGATCATTCATGAAGAGGCTGGGCAGGACTGGGCCTGGACGTGACATTGTTGCTACTTCGTGTCCCAGCCTCGCATCTCTAGTGGGTTTCTGTGGCAAGGTTTGGGTAGCAGGGGGCcgtaggggtggcttctgtgagaaggctctagaagctgccccatgttagatgagggccccgctgctggccagagccaagccaacaAGCAACGACTCTGTGAGAGCGTAttaaagacaggggaaaaaaacaaaaaccaaccaagcaaccaaaacaaacatgtctacacagcagctgggagagggaaaggagtgagaaacagccttgcaggcgccaagatcagtgaagaaggagagaggaggagaggtgctccaggcacgcagcccaagtcccctgcagcctgtggagaggcccctggtgcagcaggctgtccccctgcagcccatggagtaccacagtggagcagggctccacgctgcagcccgtggaggagcccccgctggagcaggtggccctgcagtgacagaggctgtggcctgtgcaagacccctgccggagcagattctgggccagccctgtagcccgtggagaggagcccatgcaagagcaggggatggagggggagctgctgcccgggggggacccgggctggagctgtgtgctcctgagggatggagcctgtgggacggagccatactggagcagttcttgaggagctgctgcctgtgggaagcccacgccggatcagtttgggaaggacggcacctgtgggagggaccccacgttggagcaggggacaagagtgaccgagaagcAGCGGCAGAGACCAAGCGCTACAGACTGACCGCAGCCACCATTCCCGCATTCTCCTACGCCACtcggggggaagagggggaagaggatgggtgggggaaaggtgttgttgttgttgtttccttttgtttctttgtttctcacttctctgcttctcctgcagcccgtGAGCCATCTCCCTGTGCCCTCCTCACAAGCCACGAGGGTTTCTCCCTCgaattttctctcccttccccagctgaggaGGGAACGagacagcagctgggtgggcaccTGGCCGCCAGCCTAGGCCAAGCCACCACGGCCATTCATGGGGATGAAGAGGCTGCACCGTGGGCTTGGAAGCCCAGGGGGTGTctgtgaggctgggggagctcctGGGCCCTGCCGCATCATCCACCACTCCATGGTCTCCTAGTGACACGGAGGGAGCACTATGACACCAGTGACACAGGCGAGTCTGGGGGGGACTTTGCGTCTCTGGTGAGCGCCAGGcgtggaggcagcagctcctggcagcgaGGCGAGGCCAGGCGAGGCGAGGAGTTGCTGCGCAGCATGGCTGccggagaggaggagaaggcccCTGAGGCACAGGAGGACGGTGAGAGCAgatgccccagcagctccctggaggtggagggccctgagcaccccctggggctgtgcagagccgCTTGGGCTGTGGACACCCGGGGAcgccctgccaggagcccccgAGCAGGCCCTTGCGGGCGTCCCTCGGGGACACCTGCCAGGTGCTCAGTGGGGGGATGCTCTCATCCATGGCTGccgccctgcctcccccagagTGCGTGCTGTGCCACCGCTCGGACACCAGCTTGGATGGCTGCGGGCCGATGTTGCAGGTGGACGGGGTCTGCGCCCACGTGCACTGCCTGGTGAGCTCCCCGCGCCTGCCCGCGCCTTTCCCCAAGCCCTTGCCTGGCACCTGGAGCCCACAGGACTGTGTCATCCCCAGCGCGCTGCTCGCTGGctgtcacctcctcctgctgcgctgccagcacagcctccccacCATGGTCCCTATCTCCTTGCCCTGAGCAGCTGCGGGGCTTTGCTGTCTTCCAGtttccagcccagggcctgtaCCAGCGAGGCGCTGAAGGGGAAGGAATCTTCGGATTCCTCTGCGCGGATATCAGGCGGGTAGCGGGTCGGGCAGCTCGCAAGGTGAGGGCTTTTTTGGAGCAGACGAGGCTTGTGGCAGCTGAGCCCAAGCCCTGGCAAAGAAATCCTCGAGGACAAGCTCCGGGCAAGTGCCAGTGGCCCCGGCCACGTACCTGACggggctgctgtgctctttgCAGCGCTGCTGCGTCTGCCGCAAGAAGGGGGCCACCGTCGCCTGCTGGCAGAAGCGGTGCTCGCGCCGCTTccacctgccctgcagctcccagcgggGCTGCATCTCGCAGTTCTTTGGGGACTACAGGTACGAGCTGCCCTAGcttgggctgcagccccctcagcctgCGCCCTGCAGGCAGAGTCCCCGGTGTGGCACGCGTGGTCCCTGGCCTCACTCAACTCTTCCGTCCTCACgcagctccttctgctgggAGCACCGCCCGCAGCAGAGCGTGGAGacgctgcaggaggggcacacCACGTGCATCATCTgcatggaggtggtggaggacaGCCTCTCCTACACCACCATGGTGTGCCCCTCCTGCAAGCACGCCTGGTTCCACCGGGGCTGCATCCAGGTAGGaggcccttccctctgccagcccGCAGGGACACCATGCGCCCGCAGCGGCGTCCTGCTCACACGGGGAGTCTCTCTTCCACAGGGACAGGCGCTTCGGGCGGGCCTCAGGCACTTTGCGTGTCCTCACTGCCGGGACCGGGAGCGCTTTCTCCCTGAGATGCTGCAGATGGGAATCCGCGTGCCCAACAAGTgcgttccttccttccttccttccttcccaccccactcaaggcaggagagggcacagccccaggccctAATCCCTCCAGGCAGACTGTCCCCAACAAAaggggctgcctgcctgggggaCAGGAGGATGCTGGCCTGCTGCCAGGGATGCCCCTGAGCCCTGTCCCAGCATCATCACTGACACTTGCTGAGTGAGTGCCCCAGGAGCTCGTGAcctttctttcctactttctcTTGAAGAAAGCCGGCTTGGGAGCAAGACGAGGAGGACGAGCCggcactgccacagctgtaTGGCCGCTGCGATGCCAGGCAGTGCCTGTACAGGGGAGGCCGCGAGCAGTGGCAAGAGGAAGGGTGAgcatccacagcagcagctccccggctgctgggggctgtgagccACATCTCCAGCAAGCCGTGcagtggctgctggggctctgcccaggcaccttcccctctgctggggCACCGTGAGCAATGGTTCTGGAGCCTTGGGGGCCTTTGTGGCGCCactgcctgctgggctctgcgtGCTCACCAGCACAACTTCTTCCCCaggccctggcagctgctgctctgctcctcctgtgccGCCAGCGGGACCCACCGCCGATGCTccggccttggggacaccacgCAGCAGTGGGAGTGCGCTGGCTGCGCTGGCCCGGGCACTGGCACTGGTAAGGGGCACGGCGTGCTCAGGCTCGGGGCGGCAGAACCCTCCGTGCCCTCTGCAGGCCAGGCAGGCTGGGCAGATCCGCTgaccttcctgcctccccttgcagctcccagctcctcaccctCACCACCGGAGAGGAGAGCCGGCcgtggcagggtgctgccccAGCGCCACAGCCCCTACAGCCGGCCACAGCCCTGATCCCGGCCTGGGGACAGATGCCCCAGGGGGAGCACAGTGTGCTGCGGCTCGCTTGCATTTGCCTGTACAAATaaagtggttttggttttttgtctATATGATTATCGCTTCTTGGACACTCAGACTAAGACATAAATACACGCAAAACACCCAcccctcaaaaaagaaaaaagaagaaaggaggcacTGCTATTTAACAAAGCAGACCTGACCACCAAGCAGGAAGCTGAcccccagtgctgtgctgagcagaagcagagcctcAGCACGTGGGCACTCGAACAACTCTGAGAAGAGTCAAGGCAGAGACAGACCAACCAAATCAGGACTGGAGCACAAACATTTAGCCCAACACTTTTTTGGTTTTACTATCattaaaggaatatatttattaaagaataacTTAAAAGTGGTTGTGGCCTCGAACTACCTTCTCCTACCAGAAGCCGATGCTCAGCCTCCGCTTTGGAAGAAGGCTCTATGCAGAGTTACCACCCAAAGACAGCAATATTCTCCTTTCAGCATTATGGATTGAAATACGGTGTCCTGTGAAGGGGCTCCAGCAAAGAGAGTTCAAGCCAAACAAGTTGCAGCAATGGTCTGGCTGCAAATAGAAGGATAGATAGAAGGTACTTCATCAATATAAGCCTCCCCGCCTCCCATACTGACACAACACCTCCTGGCTTGGTCTGGAGGCCAGCCTCGCCTCAGCTCTCCCTTGCAGTCACCAGCCAGCCTGGAGCTTCCCCTACACAGGAGGCCACAGCCCCTTCCTTGCTCAGGACCACCCCCAAGCactcccagctgcagaggaaagggcCAGGTACCCACGAAGACACACCAGGTTCACAAGACTACAAGTGCCAGGCCCAGCCCCATCGCAAGCACAGGTCTTTGCAGAAAAGGCTCTTCTTGCTCTTCCCACCACTACTAACCCTTGAGAATGCTacagggaggcagaggatgcccagaaagaaggaagggacaAGAACACGACACATCAGTGGAGCGATTAAGGAAGCATCAAACCAGAGACgtctgcagaggacagaaaaggtCTGTCAGGAACCATTCAGTCCCTCCTTCCCTCAAACgaaagaggaagcaagaaaaacgGAGGAAAAGCTTCAATACAAGAAGACCTTGCAAATCCAGAACGgcagcctcctggcagcctCCTTCACAGCTGCCCCGCTGCTCGGGCCTGGCTGAATGGCCGCGCTTTGGTTCAGGTCCCTGCAAAACCACCGGACACACAGTGGGCTCGGgcttggaaggcacctctgcaggtcacctgctccaacccccatgctcaagcagggccacctgcagCCATGTGgacactgggcaccactgagaagagcctggctccatctcctTTGCACCTTCTCTTCACATATTGAGGTCCTTCAGCCAGATCCCCACAGGCCTTCTCCACAACGAGCACTCACGGCTctctccagctctccccagaggacagatgctccagtcctgcCACCAGCTTGGCTGCCATTCACTGCGCTCCCTCCAGTAGGCCCATGGCTCTCctgtcctggggagcccagaactggacccaggcCTCCAGCTGGGGCAACTCCAACAAGCCTCGggctctccagctttcctccccagggcctCAGCTTCAAGCTTCCCTGGCGCCAACTCCAGGAGGATCCTGCCAGGCCATTTCTCCGGCCTGcccagggccctctggagggcAGCACCACCCTCTGGTGCATCCCTATCTCCTCCCAGCTTGGATCAgcagcagacttgctgagggcacGGCCTGCTCCGCCCTGCGGATCATTCATGAAGAGGCTGGGCAGGACTGGGCCTGGACGTGACATTGTTGCTACTTCGTGTCCCAGCCTCGCATCTCTAGTGGGTTTCTGTGGCAAGGTTTGGGTAGCAGGGGGCcgtaggggtggcttctgtgagaaggctctagaagctgccccatgttagatgagggccccgctgctggccagagccaagccaacaAGCAACGACTCTGTGAGAGCGTAttaaagacaggggaaaaaaacaaaaaccaaccaagcaaccaaaacaaacatgtctacacagcagctgggagagggaaaggagtgagaaacagccttgcaggcgccaagatcagtgaagaaggagagaggaggagaggtgctccaggcacgcagcccaagtcccctgcagcctgtggagaggcccctggtgcagcaggctgtccccctgcagcccatggagtaccacagtggagcagggctccacgctgcagcccgtggaggagcccccgctggagcaggtggccctgcagtgacagaggctgtggcctgtgcaagacccctgccggagcagattctgggccagccctgtagcccgtggagaggagcccatgcaagagcaggggatggagggggagctgctgcccgggggggacccgggctggagctgtgtgctcctgagggatggagcctgtgggacggagccatactggagcagttcttgaggagctgctgcctgtgggaagcccacgccggatcagtttgggaaggacggcacctgtgggagggaccccacgttggagcaggggacaagagtgaccgagaagcAGCGGCAGAGACCAAGCGCTACAGACTGACCGCAGCCACCATTCCCGCATTCTCCTACGCCACtcggggggaagagggggaagaggatgggtgggggaaaggtgttgttgttgttgtttccttttgtttctttgtttctcacttctctgcttctcctgcagcccgtGAGCCATCTCCCTGTGCCCTCCTCACAAGCCACGAGGGTTTCTCCCTCgaattttctctcccttccccagctgaggaGGGAACGagacagcagctgggtgggcaccTGGCCGCCAGCCTAGGCCAAGCCACCACGGCCATTCATGGGGATGAAGAGGCTGCACCGTGGGCTTGGAAGCCCAGGGGGTGTctgtgaggctgggggagctcctGGGCCCTGCCGCATCATCCACCACTCCATGGTCTCCTAGTGACACGGAGGGAGCACTATGACACCAGTGACACAGGCGAGTCTGGGGGGGACTTTGCGTCTCTGGTGAGCGCCAGGcgtggaggcagcagctcctggcagcgaGGCGAGGCCAGGCGAGGCGAGGAGTTGCTGCGCAGCATGGCTGccggagaggaggagaaggcccCTGAGGCACAGGAGGACGGTGAGAGCAgatgccccagcagctccctggaggtggagggccctgagcaccccctggggctgtgcagagccgCTTGGGCTGTGGACACCCGGGGAcgccctgccaggagcccccgAGCAGGCCCTTGCGGGCGTCCCTCGGGGACACCTGCCAGGTGCTCAGTGGGGGGATGCTCTCATCCATGGCTGccgccctgcctcccccagagTGCGTGCTGTGCCACCGCTCGGACACCAGCTTGGATGGCTGCGGGCCGATGTTGCAGGTGGACGGGGTCTGCGCCCACGTGCACTGCCTGGTGAGCTCCCCGCGCCTGCCCGCGCCTTTCCCCAAGCCCTTGCCTGGCACCTGGAGCCCACAGGACTGTGTCATCCCCAGCGCGCTGCTCGCTGGctgtcacctcctcctgctgcgctgccagcacagcctccccacCATGGTCCCTATCTCCTTGCCCTGAGCAGCTGCGGGGCTTTGCTGTCTTCCAGtttccagcccagggcctgtaCCAGCGAGGCGCTGAAGGGGAAGGAATCTTCGGATTCCTCTGCGCGGATATCAGGCGGGTAGCGGGTCGGGCAGCTCGCAAGGTGAGGGCTTTTTTGGAGCAGACGAGGCTTGTGGCAGCTGAGCCCAAGCCCTGGCAAAGAAATCCTCGAGGACAAGCTCCGGGCAAGTGCCAGTGGCCCCGGCCACGTACCTGACggggctgctgtgctctttgCAGCGCTGCTGCGTCTGCCGCAAGAAGGGGGCCACCGTCGCCTGCTGGCAGAAGCGGTGCTCGCGCCGCTTccacctgccctgcagctcccagcgggGCTGCATCTCGCAGTTCTTTGGGGACTACAGGTACGAGCTGCCCTAGcttgggctgcagccccctcagcctgCGCCCTGCAGGCAGAGTCCCCGGTGTGGCACGCGTGGTCCCTGGCCTCACTCAACTCTTCCGTCCTCACgcagctccttctgctgggAGCACCGCCCGCAGCAGAGCGTGGAGacgctgcaggaggggcacacCACGTGCATCATCTgcatggaggtggtggaggacaGCCTCTCCTACACCACCATGGTGTGCCCCTCCTGCAAGCACGCCTGGTTCCACCGGGGCTGCATCCAGGTAGGaggcccttccctctgccagccc is a genomic window containing:
- the LOC137861232 gene encoding PHD finger protein 7-like, with the translated sequence MAAALPPPECVLCHRSDTSLDGCGPMLQVDGVCAHVHCLRCCVCRKKGATVACWQKRCSRRFHLPCSSQRGCISQFFGDYSSFCWEHRPQQSVETLQEGHTTCIICMEVVEDSLSYTTMVCPSCKHAWFHRGCIQGQALRAGLRHFACPHCRDRERFLPEMLQMGIRVPNKKPAWEQDEEDEPALPQLYGRCDARQCLYRGGREQWQEEG